A stretch of Salvelinus alpinus chromosome 4, SLU_Salpinus.1, whole genome shotgun sequence DNA encodes these proteins:
- the LOC139573110 gene encoding zymogen granule membrane protein 16-like, giving the protein MFLILVVTVFLASCSALPIKDPYSYSSAVGQGGGTPFASYGEGRITGVRVWETNNNYYYYYYYYNYNSNNYISGFQLRYGNTWSPVFGREGSEKQEMELFNDEAIVEVSGKYNPADYICYLVLTTNMGRTLSAGLPNQVSFNFYPANMGNELRLLSGRFNGAGITSIGAHWGLLNMEGAGNSTLETALETVTPIF; this is encoded by the exons ATGTTCTTAATCCTGGTTGTCACAGTGTTCTTGGCTAGCTGCTCGGCATTGC CCATCAAAGACCCGTACTCGTATTCCTCTGCGGTGGGTCAGGGAGGTGGCACCCCATTTGCTTCCTACGGTGAAGGACGCATCACAGGAGTCAGAGTGTGGGAGaccaacaacaactactactactactactactactacaactacaacagcAACAACTACATCAGCGG GTTCCAGCTGAGATATGGCAACACCTGGTCTCCTGTGTTCGGTCGCGAAGGGAGTGAAAAGCAGGAGATGGAGTTGTTTAATGATGAGGCCATCGTCGAGGTGTCTGGGAAGTACAACCCAGCAGACTACATCTGCTACCTGGTGTTAACCACCAACATGGGGCGCACTCTGTCAGCCGGCCTGCCCAACCAAGTCTCCTTCAACTTCTACCCAGCCAACATGGGCAATGAGCTGAGGCTGCTCAGCGGTCGCTTCAACGGTGCCGGGATCACCTCCATCGGAGCCCACTGGGGATTGTTGAACATGGAAGGGGCTGGAAACAGTACTCTGGAAACAGCACTGGAAACAGTAACTCCTATTTTTTAG